The region TAAAAGTAGACGCTTATCCAAACTATGAGTTTAAAGGAACTGTATCTTCTTTCTCTCCTGCTACAGGATCTCGTTTTTCATTACTTCCTCCTGATAACGCAACAGGAAACTTCGTAAAAACTATTCAGAGATTACCAGTAAAAATCACGATCGACGAATCTAACGATCCTGAAAAAGTAAAACTTTTAAGACCAGGAATGAACGTTGACGTTGATGTACATTTAAAATAAAACATGGCAGGAGCAGTACAAGCAGACGACGATTTAGTAGAATACGGTTTCAGACGAGTTATCATTACGATTACAGCAGTACTTTGTGCACTGCTGGAAATCGTAGATACTACGATTGTAAACGTAGCGCTGACAGACATGCGCGGAAGTCTTGGTGCTACCTTGACCGATGTGGCATGGGTTATTACAGCATACGCAATTGCGAATGTTATTGTAATTCCGATGACAAGCTGGCTATCACAGCAATTTGGAAGACGTAATTATTTTGTGGCTTCCATAATAATATTTACTGTCTGTTCTTTTTTGTGTGGTAACGCCACCAATATTTGGGAACTTGTAGCCTTCCGATTCGTACAAGGTATGGGTGGTGGAGCGTTATTGGTAACAGCCCAAACGATTATTACAGAGAGTTATCCCGTAGCAAAACGTGGAATGGCGCAGGCTATCTACGGAATGGGTGTAATTGTAGGACCAACTTTAGGTCCGCCATTAGGAGGTTATTTAGTGGATAATTATTCCTGGCCTTATATTTTCTATATCAACATTCCATTAGGAATTATCGCTACTATTTTGGCCTTAACTTTTGTTAGAAGTCCAAAATATGGAGAGAAACTAAAAGCCAATCAGGTTGACTGGTGGGGAATTATTTTGCTGAGCACTTTTATTGGATCTTTACAATTCGTTTTGGAACACGGACAACAAGACGACTGGTTTAATGATTCTTTAATTGTGACTTTAAGTGTTGTAACTGTTCTGGGATTAATTCTGTTTATCTGGAGAGAGCTTACATACAAGCATCCAATTGTGAATTTAAGTGTTCTAAAAGACGGAAATTTAAGAATTGGAACCGTAATGTGTTTCATCTTAGGTTTCGGTTTATATGGTTCAACATTAATTATCCCAATTTATACGCAGTCAATTCTGGGATGGACAGCAACTGATGCCGGATTATTATTGATTCCGGGATCTATTACAACGGCTATTATGATGCCATTTGTTGGGAGTATGATTCAGAAAGGTGTACCACAGGGTTATATGGTTGGAGTAGGATTTTTAATTTTCTTCTTCTTTACCTTTATGATGTACAGCCGAATGACACCGGACACTGGTGTTGAACATATGTATTGGCCTTTAATTTTAAGAGGAATAGGTTTAGGATTACTTTTCGTTCCTATCACGACACTTTCGCTTTCGACTTTGAAAGGAAAACAAATTGGTGAAGGAGCTGCATTTACCGGAATGATGCGTCAATTGGGTGGATCTTTTGGTATTGCGATTATTACCACTTTCATTACCCGTTTCAGCCAGTCGCACCGAGTAGATTTGATTAATAATCTTGATCCGGCCAAATTTGAAGTACAACAGCGAATTGCAGGAATGCAGCACGCGTTTATGGCAAAAGGATATAGCGCTGATGTTGCTCTGAAAAAAGCGTATCAGGCTATCGAAATGTCAGTCATGAAACAAAGTACTGTAATGGCTTATATGGATATTTTCCTTTATTTAGGAATTATGTTTTTATGTTGCATACCGATTATTCTCTTTATCAAAAAAGGGAAGAACAAAATTAGTGCAGCCGACGCAATGCATTAATAATAATAATTTTATAATACGCAGAAACGCCGAATTCATCATTCAGAATTCGGCGTTTATTTTTTCTGTTTAACCGCAAAGGACGCAAAGAATTTTTAATTCCGAGAATATCATTAAAACGCAAAGTTCGCAAAGCTTTGTGATAAAAACTTTGCGAACTTTGCGTAAATCTTTGCGTCTTTGCGTTTAAAAAAACTTAGCATCTTAGCATCTTAGAACCTCAGCATCTTCAAAAAGTTATCTTGTAAAAACCAAATGATTTCCTTTTGAAAGATTAGCATCAAATCGGTATCCTTCGTAATTAAAACCTTTTAAGTCATCAATAGTTTCAGCATTAGTATCGATGATATAACGCACCATCATACCTCTCGCCTTTTTGGCAAAGAAACTGATCATTTTTAGTTTTCCGTCTTTGTAATCTTTAAAGTCAGGCGTAATTACAGGAACTTTTAAAGCTTTTACATCCACGGCAGAAAAATATTCATTACTCGCTAGATTCACGAATAATTCATCTTTCTTTAATTCTTTGTTTAAAGCTTTTGTTACAACAGGTTTCCAGAATTCGTGAAGATTTTTATATTCGCCGACTGGCATTTTAGTTCCCATTTCCAAACGATAAGCTTGCATTAAATCAAGTGGTTTTAAAAGACCATAAAGTCCGGATAAAATTCTCAATTTATCCTGAAGACCATCTAATTTTTCTAACGGAATTGTATAAGCATCCAAACCTGTGTAAACATCACCATCAAAAGTATAAACCGCTGGTCGTGCATTTTCTGCAGTAAAAGGTGTTTTCCATTCTTGATTACGTTTCCAGTTTAAGTCGGCTAGTTTGTCTGAGATGGACATTAGTTCCGATAATTCAGCTGGCTTTTTAGTTTTTACTACTTTATGAACCACTCTTGCTTCTTTTAAGAACGAAGGTTCGGTATATTGAGGAGTTGGTAATTCTTTTTCGAAATTCAATGATTTCGCTGGAGATATAACAATTTTCATGTGTGCTTTTTTCTATGATTCAAAAATACAAATTGAATTTCTAAAAATTATTATTTGCAATTGATTTGTTCTATTGTTCTATTTTTTTAGCCACGAATTTGCTTCGCCTATTCGCTATCGCTCGAGTCACCAATTTCCACGAATTTTTCTTTCACTTTGATTGTGAAGATTTTTTGCCACAGATTTAAAGGATTAAAAGGATTTTTTTAATCTATTTCCATTTTTTTCTGCCACGAATTGCACTAATTTTCACTAATTTTTCTTTCACATTGATTGTGAAGATTTTTTGCCGCAGATTAAAAAGATTTCCACAGATTTTTTTTAATCTATTTCTATTTTTTTCTGCCACGAATTGCACAAATTTTCACTAATTAAAAATTCTTTTAATCCTTTAAATCTGTGGCTAAAAAATAAATTCTTGAGAATTCGTGCACTTCGTGACAACCTTTCCCATTTTAATAAAATTCTGCACCACAAAATGTGAAATTGTTCAAAAAAGTGAGCTCTAGATTATAATAGGCATTTTCTATGTTGTAAATTTGCATGCATTTTATTTCAATTGAAATCCGAAATGTATTTTTTATTCAAAAATTAAATTCGTGGCGATACAAACAAACTATAAAACTGCTTTACAAAACAAAATCTTCGATATCATTTCGAAAGCTTCTCAGGAATTAAATGTTGACTCTTATGTGATCGGCGGATTTGTTCGTGATTTGCTTTTAAATCGTGGTTCCAAAAAAGACATTGATGTAGTAGCTGTTGGAAGCGGCATCGAATTGGCACTTAAAGTTTCCGATTTACTTCCGAACAAACCAAAAGTTCAGGTTTTTAAAACTTACGGAACAGCGATGCTTCGTTTTGAAGATACGGATATCGAATTTGTTGGCGCACGTAAAGAATCTTATACTCGTGACAGCCGAAATCCTATTGTAGAAAACGGAACTTTACAAGATGATCAAAACCGTCGTGATTTTACGATCAATGCATTGGCTTTATCATTAAACTCAACTAATTTTGGAGATCTCTTAGACCCTTTTAACGGTTTAACCGATTTAGAAAATAAAACAATCAAAACGCCCTTGGATCCGGATATTACCTATTCTGATGATCCTTTGCGTATGCTTCGTGCCATTCGTTTTGCAACACAATTGAATTTCGAAATTGAAGAAAATTCGTTAAATGCTATCACGAAAAATGCTGATCGTATCAAAATTATTTCCGGCGAAAGAATTGTAGATGAATTGAACAAAATTCTTTCTACGCCAAAACCTTCTACCGGTTTTTTACTTTTGTATAAAACAGGACTTTTAGATTTGATTTTACCTGAATTAACAGCATTGAATCAGGTAGAAGAAATTGAAGGCCATACACATAAAAATAATTTCTATCATACACTTGAAGTTGTGGATAACATCTGCCCAAATACTGATGATGTTTGGTTACGATGGTCAGCTTTATTGCACGATATTGGAAAAGCACCAACAAAACGTTTCACTAAAAAACAAGGCTGGACATTTCACGGACATGAATTTCTGGGTGGAAAAATGGCAAAGAAAATATTCGAACGTTTACATATGCCATTGAATCACAAAATGAAATTTGTGCAAAAAATGGTTATTATGAGTTCGCGACCAATTGTTTTGGCACAGGATATTGTAACTGACAGTGCAGTTCGCCGTTTGGTTTTTGATGCTGGCGAAGATGTTGAAGATTTAATGACTTTGTGCGAAGCAGATATCACCACCAAAAATCCATCGAAATTCAAGAAATATCATAAAAACTTTGAAATCGTCCGCAAGAAAATTATAGAAGTAGAAGAACGCGATCACGTTCGTAATTTCCAGCCGCCAATTACAGGTGAAGAAATTATGGAAATATTCGATTTAAAACCTTCACGAGAAATTGGGGTTTTGAAAGAAGCTGTTAAAGAAGCCATTTTAGAAGGTATTATTCCAAATGAATATCAGGCTGCTTATGATTTTGTGATTAAAAGAGCGGAAAAATTAGGCTTAAAAAAAGTTGAGAAATAAGTATTATTTAATAAAATGAAAAAAGAGAATAAATCAGTAATCATTTGGTTACTATCGGGTTGTGTTTTATTATTTTTAATGGTAGTTGTGGGCGGAATTACCCGCCTAACCAATTCAGGTTTATCAATGACCGACTGGCACTTGGTAACCGACACATTTCCTCCTTTAACTGAAGCTAAATGGCAAGCTGCTTTTGATGAATATAAAAAGTTTCCTGAATACCAAAAAATCAATATTCACAACGATTTTCAATTAGCAGATTATAAATTCATTTATTTCTGGGAATGGTTTCACCGTTTCATCGGACGTATTATTGGTTTGGTTTTCTTTGTTCCTTTTGTTTACTTTTTATCAAAAAAGAAATTAGATACGCCAACGATTAAAAAATGTATTGTGCTTTTGGCAATGGGAGGTTTCCAGGGATTTTTAGGATGGTTTATGGTTCGTAGCGGACTGATTGATAATCCAGACGTAAGCCACTTTAGACTTTCACTACATTTAACTTTTGCTTTTATCACTTTTGCTTATACGCTTTGGGTCGCTCTGGATTTGATTTATCCTGAAAGAAATATCAATAAAATTTTACCGCTTCGTAAAATTGCACGTTATGCGTTAGTGGCTTTATTAATCCAAATTATTTACGGTGGATTTGTGGCAGGATTAAATGCTGGATTAATTCACAATCACTGGCCTTTAATGAGTGATGGAGAATTTATTCACGAATCGGTTTTTATTGAACAGTCCAGTTTAATTAAGAATTTGATTGAAGGAAAAAGCGGTGTTCAGTTTGTACACAGGACTTTTGCTTATGTTGTTGTAGCAGCTATTTTATTTCTTTTCTTTAAAAGTAAAAAATACACGCTTACAAGAACGCAGTCAAACGGAATCAATACTTTAGTTGTTTTTGTTTTCATTCAGTTTTTACTTGGAGTATTTACTTTATTGTACAGCGTTCCTTTGGCATTGGGGTTAATTCACCAGATTATGGCGTTTTTCCTTTTAAGTGCCATGACATTTACGTTGCATAGATTGAGTAAATAATATTTTGAACGATACCCAAAAAGAGCTGAAAATTTTTCTTCAGCTCTTTTTTTGTGTTTACGAATATTAAACTAATTATATGATTTGAACCTACGGTTCTCAATATTGGAGAGGTATTATTTTAACCGGATTAAAATCCGGCCCTACAAAATGTATCGAGCCTATGGCTCTTTTAAAATAAAATAGGTTTAACTTAAAAAAAAAAAGAAAATTCCGTAGGAATGAAAATGTATTGTAGCAACGGATTTCAATCCGTTGAAATAATATATGCGCCCTACATAAAGTTCTGTAGGAACGACACATCTTGCAATCCAATAAAAAACTACCCCAGCCAGGATTTAAAATCCTGTACTTTTTCACGACTTACAACTACCTCATCCTCTTTATAACTTGGTAAAATCACTTTTAAACGTGAATTGGTATAAACCTGAATTTCTTTGATTGCTTTTAATGGCACAATAAATTTTCTGCTTACGCGAAAGAAATCCTTTTTATCTAATTCTTGCTCTAAAATTTCCAAAGTGGAATCGATTAAATAATCACGGTTTTCGTAAGTATGAATATAAGTTCCTTTATTTTCACTAAAAAAACATTCTATTTCTTCTGTCGTAATAACTTTTAAATGCTGTCCGATTTTAACCGTAAATCTCTTTTTATAAGCTTTCTCAAAAGGATTGGAAAGCATTTGACGAATCTGTTCGAAGTCTAACTGCAGATTCGAAGTTTCTGCTTTGGGAATACGGGTTTTAAATTTTGAAACAGCTGTTTCCAGATCATCTTCATCGATTGGTTTTAAAAGATAATCGATACTGTTTAATTTAAAAGCTTTTAATGCATATTCATCGTATGCGGTTGTAAAAATGATAGCACTTTTAATATCGATCTTTTCAAAAATTTCAAACGACAAACCATCTGATAATTGGATATCAAGAAAAATCAAATCCGGATGCGGATTGTTTTCAAACCATTCGATAGATTCTTCAACGGAATGAAGCATCGTTTCTACTTTTACCTCTAACTTTTCAAGTTTTCTTTGCAGCAATCTTGCAGCTGGTTTTTCGTCTTCTATAATTAATGTGATCATTTACTATATGCTAAAATTTGAAAAAATAATCGTTCAAAGTTACTCCCATTTATTTTTATTTGAAGATTCTTTATCCATATATTTTTGAATTTTTCTTTGCTCCCAGTCAGAACCAAAAAACCATTCTGAACTAAAAACAGACAGTCCGTGCGCTACTAAACCAATTCCCCAAAAGAATGCTGTCGAATACGTATGCCATTCTGTTAAACCACTGAAATCGATTCCTCCTACTTCATGATTTCTACTCAAACTTGATGCAATAATAATTATATTCACAATTATGTAAACTTTTAAATGCGAATAGAAACCTTTTATCTTTTTTACTTTTTTGTAGGCTGCATTGTAACTTTCGTCTGTACTTAATTCTCCTGAGTGTTGTTTTGCATATTCTTCGTACATCTCTCTTCTAAAACGTCCCATAATATTTTGATTTAAAAACTAATTATTTCCACTTATTTTTATTCTGTTTCTCTTTTTCCATGAATTCTTTGATTTTTCTTTCTTCCCATTCTTTTCCCATTCCCGGAAAAACTTCAAAGACCTTTAATCCATGAAAAACTACGCCTACTCCCCACCATAATAATGGCCAGAAAAACCATAAATACTGTGGTGATGTATATAAGTTTATAAAAATCAATATTGCATTCACTAATACAAAAGCTACCAGATTTCCATAAAAACCTTTTATGTTTTCTACTTTTTTTCTTGCCTGGAGGTATCTATCCTCTTCGTTTAAATTCATTTCCATGATTACTCCCATTTTTGTTTTTTTTCTCTTTTATCTAAAATACTTTTTACTTTACGCGCTTCCCAATCTTCGTCAAAAATCTTGAAAGAAGCAAAAACATCAATTGCAGAACCAATATAGACTGCCGACCAGATAATCATTACAACACCGTTTAAGAACTGGATTGGAAAAACATGCAAAGGCAGTTCTGTATATTCTTTCAAAAGAAAAAGCGTGATTCCAATGATATAAAGAAAAGTATGCTTGTAAAAGGATTTCAGCTTCAAAACTTTCTTGCTGGCCAACTGTTTCAGTTCTTGTTTTTCCTGATCGGTATTAAAATTAGTTTCCATACTTATTCCCAGGTTTTTCGATTCTGTTCTTTTTCCATGATTTCTCTGATCTTTTTCTCTTCCCATTTTTTATTAAAAAAAGGAGGAAAACTAAAAACTTTCAGTCCGTGTAAAATGATTGCCATTCCCCAGCCCATCAAGCACCATAAAAACCATAAATATCCTGGCGAGGTCATTAAATTAACTACAATCACAATTGGATTTACCAGTACAAAAACTGTAAGATGGTCATAAAATTCTCTAATTTCTTTTACTTTTTTCTGAGCATTGTAATAACGATCTGCTTCTGTAAAATCTTTTTCCATGATTATTTCCAGGTTTTTTGTTTGTTGTCTCTTTCCATAATCTCTCGGATCTTTCTTTCTTCCCAATCTGAGCTGTAACCAAACACTTTAAAAGCGTGCATGGCAACTCCAAATCCCCATCCTAAAGCAGAAAACCAAAACCATTGGAATCCTGGTGAAAACCTTAAATTGATAAAAATTAAAAGCGGAATCACACAACAATAAGAAATCACATTGGCATAAAATCCTTTCAGTTCCTCTACTCTTTTTTTAGCTCTGTAATAGGCTTTTGCTTCGTCGTTAAAATCTGCATTTGCTTCCATAGCTGCAATTTGTTTTGTTAAAATTGGAATTCTAACCGTAAAATTATTTTCGTCCTGCTCTACAATCACTTTTCTGTCGGTAATAATTCCGTATCGATTTACAATATTCTGCAGTCCAACACCTCGTCTGTCCTGCAGTACTTCTTTTTTCTGAAGATCATTTTGAATTACCAAATAATCTTTTTCAATAAATATTCTAATATGAAGCGGTTTCTGTTCGCTTACCACATTATGTTTAACCGTATTCTCAAGTAAAAGTTGTAACGAAAGCGGTACTACTTTTGCCTCCGGATTCATACTTTCTGTTGGCAGTTCATAAAACAAGCTGTTTTCAAATCGCATTTTTAACAGGTTCATATAGGTTTTGGCAAATGATAATTCATCTTCAACCGAAACCAGTTCTTTATCTTTCTGTTCTAAAACGTAGCGATAGATTTTAGATAAAGAAGTGGTAAAACGCTGCGCGTTATCCGGATTTTCTTCAATTAAAGAACTTAAAACATTTAAACTATTAAAGAGAAAATGCGGGTCGATCTGGTTTTTTAAACTTTCAAATTGCGCATTAGCTGTTCCTGCAATTATTTTTTGCTGTGTAAGTTCAAATTTAGAGGCTTGTTTCCATTTTATCATAAAACTTCTAGCCTGCATGAAAGTCGAAACTCCTAAAGAAAGAATGATATAAAACAGATGTACCCATATCATTCTTGGTCCAAAGAAAACGTCTAAAGTCTGGTCCTGCAAGACTACGAAAATAAAATAGTTGATTGCCAAAACTACCGGAACAGTATATAAAACCGTAACTAAAATTCCGTAATACACTCTCGTATTAGTATGTTCTTTCCAATCCCATCTTTTATCAAGAAGTACATTCAGGAATCCGTTACCCATACCAATTC is a window of Flavobacterium crocinum DNA encoding:
- a CDS encoding MDR family MFS transporter encodes the protein MAGAVQADDDLVEYGFRRVIITITAVLCALLEIVDTTIVNVALTDMRGSLGATLTDVAWVITAYAIANVIVIPMTSWLSQQFGRRNYFVASIIIFTVCSFLCGNATNIWELVAFRFVQGMGGGALLVTAQTIITESYPVAKRGMAQAIYGMGVIVGPTLGPPLGGYLVDNYSWPYIFYINIPLGIIATILALTFVRSPKYGEKLKANQVDWWGIILLSTFIGSLQFVLEHGQQDDWFNDSLIVTLSVVTVLGLILFIWRELTYKHPIVNLSVLKDGNLRIGTVMCFILGFGLYGSTLIIPIYTQSILGWTATDAGLLLIPGSITTAIMMPFVGSMIQKGVPQGYMVGVGFLIFFFFTFMMYSRMTPDTGVEHMYWPLILRGIGLGLLFVPITTLSLSTLKGKQIGEGAAFTGMMRQLGGSFGIAIITTFITRFSQSHRVDLINNLDPAKFEVQQRIAGMQHAFMAKGYSADVALKKAYQAIEMSVMKQSTVMAYMDIFLYLGIMFLCCIPIILFIKKGKNKISAADAMH
- the yaaA gene encoding peroxide stress protein YaaA, which gives rise to MKIVISPAKSLNFEKELPTPQYTEPSFLKEARVVHKVVKTKKPAELSELMSISDKLADLNWKRNQEWKTPFTAENARPAVYTFDGDVYTGLDAYTIPLEKLDGLQDKLRILSGLYGLLKPLDLMQAYRLEMGTKMPVGEYKNLHEFWKPVVTKALNKELKKDELFVNLASNEYFSAVDVKALKVPVITPDFKDYKDGKLKMISFFAKKARGMMVRYIIDTNAETIDDLKGFNYEGYRFDANLSKGNHLVFTR
- a CDS encoding CCA tRNA nucleotidyltransferase is translated as MAIQTNYKTALQNKIFDIISKASQELNVDSYVIGGFVRDLLLNRGSKKDIDVVAVGSGIELALKVSDLLPNKPKVQVFKTYGTAMLRFEDTDIEFVGARKESYTRDSRNPIVENGTLQDDQNRRDFTINALALSLNSTNFGDLLDPFNGLTDLENKTIKTPLDPDITYSDDPLRMLRAIRFATQLNFEIEENSLNAITKNADRIKIISGERIVDELNKILSTPKPSTGFLLLYKTGLLDLILPELTALNQVEEIEGHTHKNNFYHTLEVVDNICPNTDDVWLRWSALLHDIGKAPTKRFTKKQGWTFHGHEFLGGKMAKKIFERLHMPLNHKMKFVQKMVIMSSRPIVLAQDIVTDSAVRRLVFDAGEDVEDLMTLCEADITTKNPSKFKKYHKNFEIVRKKIIEVEERDHVRNFQPPITGEEIMEIFDLKPSREIGVLKEAVKEAILEGIIPNEYQAAYDFVIKRAEKLGLKKVEK
- a CDS encoding COX15/CtaA family protein encodes the protein MKKENKSVIIWLLSGCVLLFLMVVVGGITRLTNSGLSMTDWHLVTDTFPPLTEAKWQAAFDEYKKFPEYQKINIHNDFQLADYKFIYFWEWFHRFIGRIIGLVFFVPFVYFLSKKKLDTPTIKKCIVLLAMGGFQGFLGWFMVRSGLIDNPDVSHFRLSLHLTFAFITFAYTLWVALDLIYPERNINKILPLRKIARYALVALLIQIIYGGFVAGLNAGLIHNHWPLMSDGEFIHESVFIEQSSLIKNLIEGKSGVQFVHRTFAYVVVAAILFLFFKSKKYTLTRTQSNGINTLVVFVFIQFLLGVFTLLYSVPLALGLIHQIMAFFLLSAMTFTLHRLSK
- a CDS encoding LytR/AlgR family response regulator transcription factor, whose translation is MITLIIEDEKPAARLLQRKLEKLEVKVETMLHSVEESIEWFENNPHPDLIFLDIQLSDGLSFEIFEKIDIKSAIIFTTAYDEYALKAFKLNSIDYLLKPIDEDDLETAVSKFKTRIPKAETSNLQLDFEQIRQMLSNPFEKAYKKRFTVKIGQHLKVITTEEIECFFSENKGTYIHTYENRDYLIDSTLEILEQELDKKDFFRVSRKFIVPLKAIKEIQVYTNSRLKVILPSYKEDEVVVSREKVQDFKSWLG
- a CDS encoding 2TM domain-containing protein — protein: MGRFRREMYEEYAKQHSGELSTDESYNAAYKKVKKIKGFYSHLKVYIIVNIIIIASSLSRNHEVGGIDFSGLTEWHTYSTAFFWGIGLVAHGLSVFSSEWFFGSDWEQRKIQKYMDKESSNKNKWE
- a CDS encoding 2TM domain-containing protein; protein product: MGVIMEMNLNEEDRYLQARKKVENIKGFYGNLVAFVLVNAILIFINLYTSPQYLWFFWPLLWWGVGVVFHGLKVFEVFPGMGKEWEERKIKEFMEKEKQNKNKWK
- a CDS encoding 2TM domain-containing protein, giving the protein MGREKDQRNHGKRTESKNLGISMETNFNTDQEKQELKQLASKKVLKLKSFYKHTFLYIIGITLFLLKEYTELPLHVFPIQFLNGVVMIIWSAVYIGSAIDVFASFKIFDEDWEARKVKSILDKREKKQKWE
- a CDS encoding 2TM domain-containing protein is translated as MEKDFTEADRYYNAQKKVKEIREFYDHLTVFVLVNPIVIVVNLMTSPGYLWFLWCLMGWGMAIILHGLKVFSFPPFFNKKWEEKKIREIMEKEQNRKTWE
- a CDS encoding 2TM domain-containing protein, which gives rise to MKDREILFSDLKSGTITCFKISMVFAVIFTAFLGEDLNVRNVLVTFFVSCLYSFGIGMGNGFLNVLLDKRWDWKEHTNTRVYYGILVTVLYTVPVVLAINYFIFVVLQDQTLDVFFGPRMIWVHLFYIILSLGVSTFMQARSFMIKWKQASKFELTQQKIIAGTANAQFESLKNQIDPHFLFNSLNVLSSLIEENPDNAQRFTTSLSKIYRYVLEQKDKELVSVEDELSFAKTYMNLLKMRFENSLFYELPTESMNPEAKVVPLSLQLLLENTVKHNVVSEQKPLHIRIFIEKDYLVIQNDLQKKEVLQDRRGVGLQNIVNRYGIITDRKVIVEQDENNFTVRIPILTKQIAAMEANADFNDEAKAYYRAKKRVEELKGFYANVISYCCVIPLLIFINLRFSPGFQWFWFSALGWGFGVAMHAFKVFGYSSDWEERKIREIMERDNKQKTWK